A window of Pirellula sp. SH-Sr6A contains these coding sequences:
- a CDS encoding (5-formylfuran-3-yl)methyl phosphate synthase, giving the protein MRTTTRTVAGDKTVPIPQPLVSIRSLAELQIAMEQDLPWIDLKEPSRGSLGRPDPDVAWSIYQEFLRRMADAPVRPSFSIALGELMDSTDEVLQDYCRPYGGDVYWKIALAGCDAHSGWQDRVAHLVQSVSKPSQWILVHYADAEKANAPTWDDILQVSKALECEYILVDTWEKRGDSLLDIVRVDTLKHMAAHSHAMGLQMAMAGSLRKSQLSALWGLGASYLGFRGDLCEGQTRTARIGADSLQQLCDAFRQFSESTHPRTESSHVIR; this is encoded by the coding sequence ATGCGAACAACAACACGAACGGTAGCTGGTGATAAAACCGTTCCCATTCCACAGCCGTTGGTCAGCATTCGGAGTCTCGCCGAACTCCAGATCGCGATGGAACAGGATCTTCCTTGGATCGATCTCAAAGAGCCGAGCCGCGGCTCGTTAGGCCGGCCCGACCCAGACGTGGCCTGGTCGATTTACCAGGAGTTTCTTCGGCGAATGGCCGATGCACCCGTTCGCCCCTCCTTCAGCATCGCGCTCGGGGAGTTGATGGACTCGACCGACGAGGTTCTGCAGGATTACTGCAGGCCTTATGGCGGGGACGTTTATTGGAAAATCGCGTTGGCTGGCTGCGATGCGCACAGCGGATGGCAGGACCGAGTTGCCCATTTGGTGCAGTCCGTCTCTAAGCCTTCGCAGTGGATCTTGGTCCACTACGCCGATGCAGAGAAAGCGAATGCCCCCACTTGGGATGACATTCTCCAGGTAAGCAAAGCGTTGGAGTGCGAATACATCCTGGTCGATACTTGGGAAAAGCGGGGCGACTCATTGTTGGATATCGTTCGTGTTGATACCCTCAAGCATATGGCGGCTCACTCCCATGCCATGGGGCTGCAGATGGCAATGGCGGGCTCATTGCGAAAGAGTCAGCTATCGGCGCTTTGGGGGCTGGGTGCCTCCTACTTAGGGTTTCGAGGTGACCTCTGCGAAGGGCAAACTCGGACAGCGCGCATCGGAGCAGATTCCCTCCAACAGTTGTGCGATGCCTTTCGTCAGTTCAGCGAATCAACCCATCCAAGGACGGAATCCTCTCATGTCATCCGGTAG